The Ornithorhynchus anatinus isolate Pmale09 chromosome 1, mOrnAna1.pri.v4, whole genome shotgun sequence genome includes a window with the following:
- the LOC120638699 gene encoding kalirin-like, with product MRKRAEKDSMGKSGAPSPPRKPKEPLAHTPPVREAPSSEDSECDDLDPNTSMEILNPNFIQDVAPEFLVPLSDVSCLLGASVTLQCKVCGRPRPSVSWRGPDQTVLNLHASSAAYIASASDSGEISLKICNLMPQDSGVYTCIATNDHGTASTSATVKVQGARGLGSAARERDHPHTLAHSIVLIEHLLCAEHCTNRLGE from the exons ATGAGGAAGCGGGCAGAGAAGGACAGCATGGGCAAGAGCGGAGCCCCCAGCCCGCCACGGAAACCCAAGGAGCCCCTGGCCCACACGCCCCCCGTCAGA GAGGCACCCAGCTCAGAGGACTCCGAGTGTGACGATCTCGACCCCAACACTAGCATGGAG atcTTGAATCCGAATTTCATCCAGGATG TGGCCCCGGAGTTCCTGGTGCCGCTGTCCGACGTGTCCTGCCTGCTGGGGGCATCGGTGACGCTGCAGTGCAAGGTGTGCGGGAGACCCCGGCCCAGCGTGTCCTGGAGGGGCCCGGACCAGACCGTCCTCAACCTCCATGCCAGCAGTGCCGCCTACATCGCCTCTGCCAG cGACTCTGGAGAAATCTCCCTGAAGATCTGCAATCTTATGCCACAAGACAGTGGCGTGTACACGTGCATCGCCACCAATGACCACGGGACCGCATCCACATCCGCCACGGTCAAAGTCCAAGGTGCCCGGGGGCTGGGGTCAGCAGCCCGGGAGAGGGACCACCCCCACACACTcgctcattcaattgtacttattgagcacttactgtgtgcagagcactgtactaatcgcttgggagagtag